The DNA window GACGCGCTCGAAGCCGGCCAGCCGCCCGGCCAGCTCGGTGTCGAACAGCTTGCGCGGGCGCAGGCCCAGCTCGGCCAGGCAGGGCAGGTCCTGCGAGGCCGCGTGCAGCACCCACTCGGTGTCGACGATCGCCGCGTCGATCACCGCGAGGTCGTCGAACGGCAACGGGTCGATCAGCACGGTGCCGCCGGCCTGTGCACCACCGCGCCGCAGCTGCACGAGGTACGCCCGCTGGCCGTACCGGTAACCGGAGGCCCGCTCGGCGTCGACCGCGACCGGCCCGTCGGCCGACGCGAGCATCGCGGCCGCTTCGGCCAGCGCCTCGGCGGTGTCGACGGGGTCCGGTGTGCCGTCCCGCGGTACCAGAAGAGGGACGGGAGGCGGCGTTTCCGGTTGCTGTGTCCCGCTTGCACCAGGGTTCGCCGCGTCGTTCACGCCCTCACCGTAGCGAGACGCTCGGTCGCGGTGGGTGTCGGCACGCTCTGGACGTCCTCCGGACGGCCGTCGAGGCCTCCTACGGGCGGCGGATAGGCGTCGGATGGACGTCAGAACGCCTGCTGGAAGTCGACCTGCTCGACCCTGCTCGCTACGGTGAGTTCCGTCTTTAGGCGTGAGCTGTGTGTGCACCGTGCAACCACGTGGAGCAGCCTCTAGGCACAAATGGTCGGACCTGAAGGGCAGCTCACGATGTCAGACCGCGGAGACGAGTCCTTCGCTCCACCTACCGCCCAGACCGGGCCGTTACCCGGCCCGCGGCCGCCGACGAGCGGCTGGCCCCAGGCCGGCTCCTCCTACTCCGGCCCGCCGTCCTACGGCGCCCCCACCGCGCCGATAGCGCCGCCGCCGACCCCGACTCAGACGACCGGCGCGTTCGGCTCGCCCGTGCACCACCCCACCCCCGCGGGGTACGGGCCGGGTGGCCCCGGCTCGCCGTTACCCCCACGCCGGCCCACCGAGCGGCGCTCCGCGCCCCGGCTGCTCACGATCGGGACGTTCGTCCTGACGCTGCTGCTGCTGATCGCGGTCATCGTCCAGACCGTGCTGCTGTCCGGCCTCTCCAGCGACGTCGACGACGCCCGGGCCGCCCAGAGCCGCGCCGAGACGGCTGCCTCCAAGGACCGCGAGGACGTCTCGAACCTGACCAAGCGCATCCAGGCGCTGGAGGAGCGCACCGAGGGCACGCTGAACTCGACCGCGGTCGCCAAGAAGGTGCTGCCGTCCGTGTTCAGCGTCCGGGCCGGTCAGGCCACCGGCACCGCGTTCGCGTTCGGGCAGGCCCCGAACGGCGGCACGTTCCTGGTGACGAACTACCACGTCGTCGAGTCGCTGCTCACCAGCGGCAGCAAGAACGCCACGATCCAGCGCGACTCGGAGACCTACCCGGTCACCGTCGACCGCACCGACCAGCAGCGCGACCTGGCCGTGCTGCGCACGACGGCCAAGTTCCAGCCGCTGAAGCCGGCCAAGGTCGCGGTCGAGCCGGGCGACCCGGTGATCGTCGTCGGCGCCCCCCTCGGGCTCACCGACACGGTCACCACCGGCGTCGTCAGCGCGGTCCGCAACGACGTCGAGGGCCTCAACACCCGGGTGATCCAGTTCGACGCGGCGATCAACCCGGGCAACTCCGGTGGGCCGGTGATCAACGCCAACGGCGAGGTCGTCGGCATCGCCCAGGCCAAGATCATCGCCGAAGGCGCCGACGGCCTCGGGCTCGCGATCCCCATCGACGAGGTCTGCAAGGGCCTCATCTCCTGCTGAACCCCTGAAGCACCCGCCACAGATCCGAACGACCAGGAGGCTCCCGTGTCCAACCCGGGCTACGGCAACCAGGGCGGCCCCTACCAGCCTGGTTCGCCATATCCGACCGATCCCCAGTACGGAACGCCGGCCCAGCCGGCGCCCGCCTCCGACCCGTGGGCCCAGCCGGCCGCGAGCCCGTACCCGGCGACGCCGACGTCGGGCAGCGAGTACGCGGCCCCGGTGTCCGGCGCCGAGTACTCAGTTCCCGGCTACGCACCCGCGTCGGCTCCGCCCGCGTCCGTGCCGCCCGCGTCGGCGCCGCCGGCCTCGGTTCCGCCGGCGTCGGCGCCCCCCGGCTACGGGGCCGCGCCCGGCGCCTACCCGTACCAGACCGGGCCGATCCCGGTCGGCAACCCGACCCAGGGATACCCGACCGCGCCGTTACCGGCCGGGGCCGAGGTCGGCCCGTCCGGCTACGGCCGTCCGCCGGCCGGCCGGAACCGCCTGGCGATCATCCTCGGTGCCGCCGCGGCCGTGCTGCTCGTGCTCAGCCTGGTGATGACCGGTCTGTTCATCGCCAAGAACAACAAGCAGAACGACACCCAGGCGAAGCTGACGTCGGCCGAGTCGACGATCGACGAGCGCGACAAGAAGATCACCGGGCTGGAGAAGGACCTCCAGGACACCAAGACCAAGCTGACGAACACCGAGCAGCAGCTGAACGGTACGCAGCAGTCGCTGGGTCAGACCAACTCCGACAAACAGATCATCTCCCAGTGCCTCAAGCTGGTGATCCAGGCGATCGACGCGATCAACGCCGGCAACCAGGCCCAGGTGGACACCTTGATCAAGCAGCTGGATGAACCCTGCACCAAGGCCGAGAAATTGATCTAGCTACGCGGAGTGGTGCGCCGCCAGGACCGTGACGCCTGGCGGCGGGAGGCCGGCGGTCGAGGCCAGGAGGACGCACCAGGCGTCAAGGTGGGGGGCCAGGTCGACCGACGCGTCGAGCATCGGGGTCCAGGACGCCCGCACCTCGACGTCGGAGCTGGTCGGCGGCCCGGCCAGGTCACCGAACCGGGTCGAGCTCACCTGCGTCACCGTGCCGCCGATCGCCGCGTACTTGGCGCCGGCCAGGTCCAGCGCGTCCAGCAGCCAGCTCCACCCGACCGCGGCCAGCATCGGGTCGGTGCCCATCTCGGACTCCAGCTCGGCGGTCACGTACGACACCACCCGCCAGTGCCCGTCCCACGCCTCCTGGCCGGACGGGTCGTGGAGAACGATCAACCGGCCGGTGGCGACCTCTTCGTCACCGCGGAGCACGGTGCCGGAGAGCGCGAAGCTCCGCGGGGCGAGGCGCTGAGGAGCCGGAACCTCTTCGAGCATGATCTCCGGCCGCGTGTGCACCGCGCGCAGCGACGCCACGGCGAGCTCGAACTGGTCAGGCTCGGCGCCGGTGGGGGCCATGACTCAAGAGCGTAGGGGGAGCGGCAGAGCCCGCACAGCGCGGCGCGCCGGTCCGCCCGTCCCGAGCGCCGAACGGTGGTCGGGCGGCACCGGCGCCCCTCGGGCACCACGTCGCCGTCAACCGGCCGGGCGTCACCGTGAAACCATGGCCGACATGACCGACACCGCACCGCCCCTCGGCGGCTCGCCGCGCTCCGCCGCCGAAATCGGCTCGCAGACCTCAGCGCAGCAGGTCACCGTACGTGCGCCGGGGCCGGCCGAACTCGCCGACTCACCGTTCCTGCGCGCCTGCCGACGCGAGCCGGTGCCGCACACGCCGGTCTGGTTCATGCGTCAGGCCGGTCGTTCGCTGCCCGAGTACCGCAAGGTCCGGGAGGGCATCGCGATGCTCGATTCGTGCCGTCGGCCCGACCTTGTGACTGAGATCACGCTCCAGCCGGTCCGCCGGCACCACGTCGATGCGGCGATCTTCTACTCCGACATCGTCGTCCCGTTGGTGGCGATCGGCATCGGGCTCGACATCGTCTCCGGCGTCGGTCCGGTCATCGACGAGCCGATCCGCACGGCGGCCGACGTCGAGCGTCTGCGCCCGCTCGGGCCGGACGACGTCCCGTACGTCACCGAGGCGGTCCGGTCGCTCGTCGGCGAGCTCGGCGCGGTGCCGCTGATCGGCTTCGCCGGGGCGCCGTTCACGCTCGCCAGCTACCTCGTCGAGGGTGGTCCGTCCCGGACGCACGCCCGCACCAAGGCGCTGATGTACGGCCGGCCCGACGTCTGGCACGCGCTGTGCGGGCGGCTGGCGCAGATCGCCAGCGCGTTCCTGCGGGTGCAGGTCGACGCCGGGGCGTCGGCGGTGCAGCTGTTCGACTCCTGGGCCGGCGCGCTCTCCGAGGCCGACTACCGCGAGTACGTCCAGCCGCACTCCGCGCGCGTGCTCGCCGACCTGGCCGAGACCGGCGTCCCGAAGATCCACTTCGGCGTCGGCACCGCCGAGCTGCTGCCGGCGATGGGCGAGGCCGGCGCGGACGTGGTCGGGGTCGACTGGCGCACGCCATTGTCCGTGGCCTCCGGCCGGATCGGCCCGGACAAGGCCGTGCAGGGCAACCTCGACCCGGCCGTGCTGCTCGCCGACCCGCACGTCGTCGAACAGCACGTCACGCGCGTGCTGGCCGACGGCGCCGCCGCGCCCGGGCACATCTTCAACCTCGGGCACGGCGTGCTGCCGGAGACCGACCCGGACGTCCTCACCCGGGTCGTCGAACTCGTCCACGAACGCTCGGCGCAGCCGGTCACGCGTCCGAACTGACCGGCTCCTTCGGAGCCGGCTCCGACGGAGCGGCCGGGGGAGCCGGACGGCGCACCCGGCGCACCAACAGCCAGACCGGGACGCCGATCAGCGCGACCGCGGCCAGGAACGGCGCCAGCCAGCCGAGCACCATCAGCAGCACGGCGACCGTCACGACGAACGCGTCCCAGCCGTTGCGCAGCCCCACCCACAGGCCGCGTTCCTTCTTCTTCGCGACCGCCGGGGCCGACGGCTCGCTCAGCGTCAGCGTGATCGTGCTGTACGAGACCTGGTCGTTGATCGTCCGCCGGCTGGCCTCGGACGCCGCCAGCTCGCTCTCCCGGGTGGTGAGCTCCCGCTCGATCTGGGCTAGCTGGCTGATCGAGTTCGCCCGGGCCAGCAGCGCCCGGACCCGGGTCACGCTGGCCCGCTGAGCGGCGATCCGGGAGTCCAGGTCGATCGTCGCCGTCTGCAGGTCGTCGGTGCCCAGCCGCCGCGCGGTCTCCTTCCCGAGCGCGGCCACCGCGTCGACCGTCGGACCGAACCGAGCCGACGGGACGCGCAGCGTCAGCGTGGCGTAGAGCCGCTCGTCGGAGAGGTGCCGTTCGTCGCCGGCGACGTAGCCACCGGCCGCGAGCGTGGCCCGCACGGCGCGGCTCGCCGCGTCCGAGACGTCCTGGGCGGTGACCGAGAGCGCGCCGGTGTAGACGAGCGCCCGCTTCGGGTCACCGAGCGTCGTCGGTGCGTCGGGCTGTCCAGCGGGCTGCTTCCCCGGTGAGCCGGGCGTGACGGCCGGCGCGGCCGGCGCACCGCCGGAGAGCGTCTCCGACCGCGCGGCCGTGCTGTCGGCCGCTGAACCGCTGTCGTTGCTCGAATTGTCGGAACACCCGGCCAGCACCAGCAGCGCGACGATCAACGCGGCCAGGAACGCAGCGGGCTTGCGGTTGTCCATGGTGGTCCCTCGGGGGTTCGGGCGGCTGATTGCGGATTCGACGCCGCCCGGGCCCCGGCGGTTCCCGGGATCGTGACGCTGCCCACGTCTGCCGTATTCGGGGCCGTCGGCACCGGCGATCGGCCCGGCCGGTGCGGCACGATGAGTTCGTGCTGTTTGACGACCGATTTCCCCGTCCGTTGCACGTGGTCGTGGTCGGCGGTGGCATCGCCGGACTGGCCGCCGCGCTCCGCATCCGCGACACCGCCCCGGACGGAACCGCGGTCACCGTGATCGAACAGGCCGGGAGCGTGGGCGGGAAGCTCCGCACCGGCTGGGTGGCGGACGTCCCGATCGAGGACGGGGCCGAGTCGTTCCTGCTCCGCGTGCCCGAGGCAAGCGACCTGGCCGAACGCGTCGGTCTGGGCGACGACCTGGTCAGCCCGACATCGGCCGGAGCCACGGTCTGGGTCGACGGCCGGCTGCGGGCGATCCCGGGCGGCAACGTCATGGGGATCCCGGCCGACCTGGAGGCCACCGCCGCGTCCGGCGTGCTGAGCGACGACGGTCTGACCGCGGTGCGCGCCGAGCCCGGCCGCCCGGGGACGCCGCTCGGCGACGGCGACGTCTCGGTCGGCGACCTGGTGGCCGAGCGGCTCGGGCCCGAGGTCGTCGACCGGCTGGTCGAACCGCTGCTCGGCGGCGTCTACGCCGGTCGGGCCGGCCACCTCTCGCTCCGGGCGACGATGCCCGCGCTGGCCGCGGGCCTGGCCACCCAGCCTTCGCTGATCAAGGCCGCCCGCGCCACCCGGGGCAAGCCGGGGCCGCCGAGCCCGATCTTCGGTACGGTCCGCGGCGGCCTGTCCCGGCTGGTCACGGCCGTGGCCCACGAGTCGCAGGCGGCGATCCGCACCGGGCTGCCGGTCCGCGCGCTCCGCCGCACCGCGGACGGCTGGCAGCTCACGGTCGGCTCGGCCGGTCTGGGCGGCAGCACGACCGTGCGCGCCGACGCGGTGGTGCTGGCGGTGCCCGCCGGTCCGGCGTCCAAATTGCTGACCGACGTGGACGCGGCCGCGGCCGGCACCGTCGGAGTCCTGGAGTACGCGAGCGTCGCGCTGGTCTCGTTGGTGCTGCCGGGCCGGCTGGCCCTGCCGCCGGGAACCGGCGTACTGGTCCCGGCCAGCGCCGGACGCCTGGTCAAGGCGGTCACGTACGTCTCCCAGAAGTGGGGACATACGCTGGACGACCACCGGGGCGAGCCGGTCACCGTGGTACGCGCGTCGGTCGGCAGGCACGGGGAGGAAGCCGCGCTGCAGCGGGACGACGACGCGCTCATCGCGGCCGTGCGCGACGAACTCACCACGCTGCTGCCGGCCGCGTGGCCGGAGCCGCTCGGCGCGAAGCTCAGCCGGTGGGGCGGCGCGCTGCCGCAGTACGCGCCCGGGCACCTCGGCCGGGTCGCGGCGGTGCGCGCCGCGCTGGCCGGCGAGCCGACGCTCGCGCTGGCCGGCGCCGCGTACGACGGGGTCGGCATCCCGGCCTGCATCCGATCCGGGCAGGCGGCGGCCGACCAGGTACTGTCTGCGCTCGCACTTCAGAGGAGGGAGCCCGTTCATGGCTGAGGGCAACAACCCGAACGCACAGCGGATCCGGGAGCTCAACGACTCGATCCGCTACACGATGTGGTCGGTGTTCCGGGCCGAGACCCGGCTGCCGGCCGACCGGACGGCGCTGACCGCCGAGGTCGAGGAGCTGATCGAGCAGCTGGCCCAGAAGGACGTCGTGGTGCGGGGCGTGTACGACGTCGCCGGGCTGCGCGCGGACGCGGACGTCATGGTGTGGTGGCACGCGCCGACCTCGGACGCCCTGCAGGACGCCTACGCGCTGCTGCGCCGCACCGAGCTGGGCCGGCACCTGCAGCCGGTCTGGTCGCAGCTCGCGCTGCACCGGCCGGCCGAGTTCAACCGGAGCCACATCCCGGCGTTCCTGGCCGACGAGAACGCGCGCGCCTACGTCTGCGTGTACCCGTTCGTCCGGTCCTACGAGTGGTACCTGCTCCCGGACGAGGAGCGGCGGGCGATGCTGGCCGAGCACGGGAAGATGGCCCGCGGGTACGCGGACGTGCGGGCGAACACCGTCGCGTCGTTCGCGCTCGGTGACTACGAGTGGATCCTGGCGTTCGAGGCCGACGAGCTGCACCGGATGGTCGACCTGATGCGTGATCTGCGGGCGTCGACGGCCCGTCGGCACGTGCGGGAGGAGATCCCGTTCTACACCGGCCGTCGGAAGCCGGTCACCGAGATCGTCGCGGCCCTACCGTAACGACGAAGGGCCCCGATCGGGGCCCTTCGTTGACCTCAGCCCTCGGTGGGCTCGAGCGTCAGAGAGATCGAGTTGATGCAGTAGCGGTCGTCGGTCGGCGTGCCGTAGCCCTCGCCGTGGAAGACGTGACCGAGGTGCGAGTTGCAGGTCGCGCAACGGACCTCGACCCGCCGCATGCCGAGCGTGTTGTCCTCGATCAGGACGACGTTCTGCGCGTCCGACGGAGCGTAGAAGCTCGGCCAGCCGCAGTGCGACTCGAACTTGGTGTCCGAGCGGAACAGCTCGGTGTCGCAGGCCCGACACCGGTAGACGCCGACGGTCTTGGTGTCGGTGTACTCACCGGTGAAGGCCCGCTCGGTGCCGGCCTCTCGGAGAACGTGGTACTCCTGGGGAGTGAGCTGAGCGCGCCACTCCGCGTCCGACTTGACGACAGTCGGTGGCGTGTGCTGGGTCATGCCTACAAAAGTACGTGGAGCCCGCTTTTATTTCTCGGGCGAGGGCTCCCCGGAGGGCTCCTCGCTCGGCTTCGGCTCCTCGGACTCCGAGGCTTCCGGGCCGGACGGGCTCGAGGCCGCCGGCACCGGGAGGTAGCCGACGATCGGGTCGTGGTCGGTCCAGCGGGCCGCGAACTCGCTCTGCGCGTGCACGACGTCCACCGACGACCCGCTCAGCGACCGGCTCACCAGCACGTGGTCGAGCAGCATCGCGTTGCCCTCGACGAGCGTCGTGTACCGGTCGCCCGCCCCCAGCTGCCCGGCCGGGTCGCTGAGCACGCCGCCGCCGGTCAGCAGCCCCAGCGTCGCCGAGTTCTCGACGTCGGAGATGCCGCCGACGACCGCGACGGCGGCGTCCGGATCCAGGGCCAGGATCGAGTCGACGAACGTGCGCACGGCCGCGGCCTGGCTGCCGCGCTGCTGCACCGACGGGCTGTGCGGCGGTTGCACGCGGCCGAACAGCGGGTCGTCGCCGGACGCGGTGACGAAGTGGTTCGCGAGGACGAAGACCGTCCGGCCGCGGAACTTGAACTCCCCGGCCACCGACTTGCGGGCGTCGTTGAAC is part of the Cryptosporangium phraense genome and encodes:
- the hemG gene encoding protoporphyrinogen oxidase, with the translated sequence MLFDDRFPRPLHVVVVGGGIAGLAAALRIRDTAPDGTAVTVIEQAGSVGGKLRTGWVADVPIEDGAESFLLRVPEASDLAERVGLGDDLVSPTSAGATVWVDGRLRAIPGGNVMGIPADLEATAASGVLSDDGLTAVRAEPGRPGTPLGDGDVSVGDLVAERLGPEVVDRLVEPLLGGVYAGRAGHLSLRATMPALAAGLATQPSLIKAARATRGKPGPPSPIFGTVRGGLSRLVTAVAHESQAAIRTGLPVRALRRTADGWQLTVGSAGLGGSTTVRADAVVLAVPAGPASKLLTDVDAAAAGTVGVLEYASVALVSLVLPGRLALPPGTGVLVPASAGRLVKAVTYVSQKWGHTLDDHRGEPVTVVRASVGRHGEEAALQRDDDALIAAVRDELTTLLPAAWPEPLGAKLSRWGGALPQYAPGHLGRVAAVRAALAGEPTLALAGAAYDGVGIPACIRSGQAAADQVLSALALQRREPVHG
- the msrB gene encoding peptide-methionine (R)-S-oxide reductase MsrB, whose translation is MTQHTPPTVVKSDAEWRAQLTPQEYHVLREAGTERAFTGEYTDTKTVGVYRCRACDTELFRSDTKFESHCGWPSFYAPSDAQNVVLIEDNTLGMRRVEVRCATCNSHLGHVFHGEGYGTPTDDRYCINSISLTLEPTEG
- a CDS encoding S1C family serine protease, which translates into the protein MSDRGDESFAPPTAQTGPLPGPRPPTSGWPQAGSSYSGPPSYGAPTAPIAPPPTPTQTTGAFGSPVHHPTPAGYGPGGPGSPLPPRRPTERRSAPRLLTIGTFVLTLLLLIAVIVQTVLLSGLSSDVDDARAAQSRAETAASKDREDVSNLTKRIQALEERTEGTLNSTAVAKKVLPSVFSVRAGQATGTAFAFGQAPNGGTFLVTNYHVVESLLTSGSKNATIQRDSETYPVTVDRTDQQRDLAVLRTTAKFQPLKPAKVAVEPGDPVIVVGAPLGLTDTVTTGVVSAVRNDVEGLNTRVIQFDAAINPGNSGGPVINANGEVVGIAQAKIIAEGADGLGLAIPIDEVCKGLISC
- the hemE gene encoding uroporphyrinogen decarboxylase yields the protein MTDTAPPLGGSPRSAAEIGSQTSAQQVTVRAPGPAELADSPFLRACRREPVPHTPVWFMRQAGRSLPEYRKVREGIAMLDSCRRPDLVTEITLQPVRRHHVDAAIFYSDIVVPLVAIGIGLDIVSGVGPVIDEPIRTAADVERLRPLGPDDVPYVTEAVRSLVGELGAVPLIGFAGAPFTLASYLVEGGPSRTHARTKALMYGRPDVWHALCGRLAQIASAFLRVQVDAGASAVQLFDSWAGALSEADYREYVQPHSARVLADLAETGVPKIHFGVGTAELLPAMGEAGADVVGVDWRTPLSVASGRIGPDKAVQGNLDPAVLLADPHVVEQHVTRVLADGAAAPGHIFNLGHGVLPETDPDVLTRVVELVHERSAQPVTRPN
- a CDS encoding DUF4349 domain-containing protein translates to MDNRKPAAFLAALIVALLVLAGCSDNSSNDSGSAADSTAARSETLSGGAPAAPAVTPGSPGKQPAGQPDAPTTLGDPKRALVYTGALSVTAQDVSDAASRAVRATLAAGGYVAGDERHLSDERLYATLTLRVPSARFGPTVDAVAALGKETARRLGTDDLQTATIDLDSRIAAQRASVTRVRALLARANSISQLAQIERELTTRESELAASEASRRTINDQVSYSTITLTLSEPSAPAVAKKKERGLWVGLRNGWDAFVVTVAVLLMVLGWLAPFLAAVALIGVPVWLLVRRVRRPAPPAAPSEPAPKEPVSSDA
- the hemQ gene encoding hydrogen peroxide-dependent heme synthase, whose product is MAEGNNPNAQRIRELNDSIRYTMWSVFRAETRLPADRTALTAEVEELIEQLAQKDVVVRGVYDVAGLRADADVMVWWHAPTSDALQDAYALLRRTELGRHLQPVWSQLALHRPAEFNRSHIPAFLADENARAYVCVYPFVRSYEWYLLPDEERRAMLAEHGKMARGYADVRANTVASFALGDYEWILAFEADELHRMVDLMRDLRASTARRHVREEIPFYTGRRKPVTEIVAALP
- a CDS encoding DUF3000 domain-containing protein, yielding MAPTGAEPDQFELAVASLRAVHTRPEIMLEEVPAPQRLAPRSFALSGTVLRGDEEVATGRLIVLHDPSGQEAWDGHWRVVSYVTAELESEMGTDPMLAAVGWSWLLDALDLAGAKYAAIGGTVTQVSSTRFGDLAGPPTSSDVEVRASWTPMLDASVDLAPHLDAWCVLLASTAGLPPPGVTVLAAHHSA